One part of the Solanum dulcamara chromosome 3, daSolDulc1.2, whole genome shotgun sequence genome encodes these proteins:
- the LOC129881931 gene encoding UDP-glycosyltransferase 75C1-like: protein MATSLFTTRKSHVLIALFPGQGQINPSLQFSKQLINLGIDVTLTTSQTAFSKIKKLPNIEGLSFVPFSDGYDGKFELSSIDDFHVFYSSVKSCGSEFIFNLIQSNAKKGTPFSHVIYTIIMEWVGLVAKKLNIPSTLFWIQPATVFDIYYYRFTDYSEYFKNSDVKNKIIELPGLPPLSPVDCPSFVFDNVESRNWAVESIKKQIEMLKSEEHPKILVNTFDALEFDSLRILKNVTLVGIGPSIPSNFLDDNSFRADMIEISSTNYMDWLDSKAKGSVIYIAFGSYSEISSQLMEEIGQGLLKCGRPFLWVIRKGKNGEQLKEKLSCKDELEKQGKIVSWCSQVEVLKHPSVGCFLTHCGWNSTLESIASGMPIVACPIWSDQVCNAKLIQDVWRNGIRVNEGESGVVERDEFERCIEIAMGDGEEGEQLRKNAKKWKDLAKEAMKENGSSIVNLKTFANELLLDPNE, encoded by the coding sequence ATGGCTACCTCTCTTTTCACCACAAGAAAATCTCATGTTCTCATTGCACTATTTCCAGGCCAAGGCCAAATTAATCCATCTCTTCAGTTTTCTAAACAATTAATCAATTTAGGCATTGATGTCACTTTAACTACGAGCCAAACAGCTTTCAGTAAAATAAAAAAGCTCCCAAACATTGAAGGGTTAAGCTTTGTTCCTTTCTCTGATGGCTATGATGGCAAATTCGAATTAAGCTCAATTGATGATTTCCATGTGTTCTATTCTTCTGTCAAGTCTTGCGGATCagaatttattttcaatttgaTCCAATCCAATGCAAAAAAAGGTACTCCTTTTTCACATGTTATCTACACCATTATAATGGAATGGGTTGGTTTAGTGGCCAAAAAGCTTAATATCCCATCTACATTATTTTGGATACAACCAGCCACGGTTTTTGATATTTACTATTACAGATTTACTGATTATTCTGAGTATTTCAAAAATTCTGAtgttaagaataaaataatagagTTACCAGGATTGCCACCTCTTTCTCCAGTTGATTGTCCATCTTTTGTTTTTGATAACGTGGAGAGTCGCAATTGGGCAGTTGAGTCTATTAAAAAGCAAATTGAGATGTTGAAAAGTGAAGAACATCCAAAAATTCTTGTGAACACTTTTGATGCTTTGGAGTTTGATTCtttgagaattttaaaaaatgtgacTTTAGTGGGAATTGGAccttcaattccttcaaatTTTTTGGATGATAATTCTTTTCGAGCTGATATGATTGAGATCAGTTCAACGAATTATATGGATTGGTTGGATTCGAAGGCTAAGGGATCAGTTATTTATATAGCATTTGGTAGCTAttctgaaatatcaagtcaactGATGGAGGAGATTGGTCAAGGATTGTTGAAATGTGGGAGGCCATTTTTATGGGTGATTAGGAAAGGTAAAAATGGTGAACAGCTGAAGGAAAAGTTGAGTTGCAAAGACGAACTAGAAAAACAAGGGAAAATAGTGAGTTGGTGCTCACAAGTGGAAGTTCTGAAACATCCTTCTGTTGGTTGTTTTCTAACTCATTGTGGGTGGAATTCGACTCTAGAAAGCATAGCATCTGGGATGCCCATCGTGGCTTGTCCGATCTGGAGTGATCAAGTCTGTAACGCAAAACTCATCCAAGATGTTTGGAGGAATGGTATCAGAGTAAATGAAGGTGAAAGTGGTGTCGTGGAAAGAGATGAGTTCGAGAGATGTATAGAGATCGCGATGGGAGACGGCGAAGAAGGGGAACAACTGAGAAAAAATGCAAAGAAATGGAAGGATTTGGCTAAGGAAGCtatgaaggaaaatggttcATCAATTGTGAATCTCAAGACTTTTGCAAATGAGCTTTTACTTGATCCTAATGAGTAA